One Bacillota bacterium genomic window, ACCGTGCCGTCTTGATTCAGATCACCGTATTGGGTCTTAATCAGCTTAAATGCTATCCCGGCCCTGGAGCCGTCATTGATGGGAACCGGCAGCACTTCCCTATAGGGTTGCCGCCGGTTATTCACAGCTACCAGGGGCATGATGCTGCCCAGGGCCATGCGGGCCAAGGATTCCTGCCTAGCCGGCAGGGCCAACATTTTGTTCTTAAAGGCGACAAAATCGTTGTCAGCCGGTGGGGCTTGGTTAACGGTTAAGCAGCCAGGAATGGCTACGGCGATAAAAACGATTAGCGCCAGTTTTACTGTTTTCATGGGGTAGTGAACGTTGTTGTCCAGGCCGGTGGCGATGGAGCCTTACCGGCATTTAACATTTCACGCCATTTGCTATCGGTCAAGCGGTCGTTCATTGGCCAACTAAACTCGTAATATGAGTAGACACCACCGATAGCCAGCCGCAGCTTACCGTCCACAGGCACAGCGGCGTAGATTTCTTGAATAAAACCGGTTGCTTCCTGCAATACCTGCCCGCCAACATCAGTGGCTACATCAGTTACAATAGCGGCCGGTTGGTCATAAGCCTGCGAGTGGTGTTCGATTCCCTCGTCACGCAGGGCCTCCAGCCAAAAGTGCTCTAACTGAACTCCGTAGGAGCGGATCAATTCATATTCTTCGTCCGTCAAGGGGGTATTGTTCAATTCTTTTTCCGCAATCTCCTTAAGGGATAAAGAGAGCTGTTCCAGCCTTTCCAGGCTGACGGCATCGCGCTCGCCAAGGAGCTGCCTGGCCTGAAGGCCTTCCCGGGTTGTCTTGGCTAGCGCGGCCAAGCGGTCAAAGACCAGGGGATTTGGTTCCACATACCCACGATCATCAACGTTCATATCACCACCGCCGGCCTCGGCATAAACCTGTTTGGCGTACAAGACAGTGTCGTGTTTTAGCTCGGCCCAACTTCCCAGGAAGGTAGTAAGTTCTTTTCGGGCCCAGGCCCGGTTTTGCATAAAAGCCGGGTATTTGTCTGATTTTACTTGGGTTAGGGGCTGTAGTGTATAGAGCCAGCTCCAGTACAGATTCTGAGTCCAGGTTTCTTGGCTTAGGCCGGCGATGTATGTCTGTATTTTGGCCATATTTTCCGGATAAAGGGCATAATCCGTTTCCATCAGCTCGTCCAAGATACTGTACGCTTCCTGGGACCCAAAGGCGGCTGCGATATCCAGCCCCTTGGGTAGCATCCTTCGTTCGCCCTGGTTATTTTCTTTAACTTCGCGGTAGACCAGTCGCTGGAAAATGGCTGCGTCCAAGGTGAAGCGCTGCCCCATAAAGCGAAAGCCCTGAATTTCTTTTTCCCGGTCGGGCTGGATAGTTTCATCAAAGATCGGGATGGAGTTGACAGCCGGCGGCTCCAAAGTTTGGATATTTTCCCGGAAGGCGTTCCATTTGCTTTGGTCGGCCACGAGTGTGGAGAGGTTTACCTTAGGGCCATAAACTTGATCCAGTTGTTCTTTGAGCTGCAGATAAGAGATGTCATCGCTCTTACCCACAAAGAAGCTGGTGGGCTCGTAAAT contains:
- a CDS encoding DUF3160 domain-containing protein, encoding MDASVAVPPEVQNEVAKELDLIARHEGIAVSPLMNMGCSLDALDALKEDYSQYIPRGHYEKLAELKDYFKTMMWYGRQTFRLKNEDETKSAVLIALALSEDDNALSWDKIYEPTSFFVGKSDDISYLQLKEQLDQVYGPKVNLSTLVADQSKWNAFRENIQTLEPPAVNSIPIFDETIQPDREKEIQGFRFMGQRFTLDAAIFQRLVYREVKENNQGERRMLPKGLDIAAAFGSQEAYSILDELMETDYALYPENMAKIQTYIAGLSQETWTQNLYWSWLYTLQPLTQVKSDKYPAFMQNRAWARKELTTFLGSWAELKHDTVLYAKQVYAEAGGGDMNVDDRGYVEPNPLVFDRLAALAKTTREGLQARQLLGERDAVSLERLEQLSLSLKEIAEKELNNTPLTDEEYELIRSYGVQLEHFWLEALRDEGIEHHSQAYDQPAAIVTDVATDVGGQVLQEATGFIQEIYAAVPVDGKLRLAIGGVYSYYEFSWPMNDRLTDSKWREMLNAGKAPSPPAWTTTFTTP